The Gracilibacillus caseinilyticus genome segment CTTACCGCCTTTTACAGACGATAAGCTTTGATTAGGTTTGATCCTAGTACCAAGCTGCACCTACGATGATTAAAAGAATGAACAACACAACGATTAAAGCAAATCCAC includes the following:
- a CDS encoding YjcZ family sporulation protein, giving the protein MGYSYGGGFALIVVLFILLIIVGAAWY